The region ATAACCCCTGCATCAAAACCAACAGCAGTACCTGATTTTTTAAGTTCATCTGTTATGTAATCATCAAGATTATCCTCATGTTCAACAAGCTCTCTTGATGTAAATGTATGTTTCAGAGATTCCCTGTGCAGATACTTTGCTGAAAATCCGGCAGATAATTTATTATTACCAAGATTAAGATCATAAGAAAGTCCAGCTACACCTCCGTAAGTAACGTTACTGTCTGTTTCAAGAACACCATCAGAACCAAAACCCTGGTGTGTTCTGTTGTCAGATTTTAATGATGCGAGAAAACCGACTGCAAAACCAATCCTGTCACCCTTTTTTGATATTGAGCTGTAATCTGTTATATCAAGATGAAGGTTTTTTCCCTGGTATGCTTTTAAAACCTCATTTACAGCGTATAGTTGATCATCAGAATCATCACCATCTGGAGGAAGATAATCTCCATCTTTAGCATCAAGAGCATCAGACAGATCATTTATAAAATCAAGTGTGTTTTTTGATACACCAACAGATGCCTTTACAAGATTAACCTCAAATCCAGCTTCTTTCTTGATAAAACTTAAGCCAGCAGGGTTATAAAAAACGGATGATGCTGTTCCACCTACAGCAATGTAAGCACCTCCCATTCCCATAGCCCTTGGGTCTTTATAAAGATATGGATATTCGTATGTTACGGCCAGAGCTGGAAATGATATCAGTCCAAGAGATAAAACTATCTTCTTCATATTGTATCCCCCCTTGTTTACTGAATTGTTGTTAGATATTTAGCAAGATCCTGTGATGTACAGGTTGTTGGATCGTTATCATCAGCTGTACACACCTCATTTCTAAAATCATCAACAGCCTGCTGTACATCAGCGTTAACATTTCCAACCGTTTCAGTTATTAGATTTGCAGCACTTTCTATAGCATCAAGAATTGTTCCTTCAATTGTGTATGGGTTACCGTTTGCATCTAACACGGGACAGGGTAGGCAGTTTGTTCCGTCAGGGGCAGAACAGCTGTTATAGTTTGTATCACAGTATCCTTCTGTCAGAACAACGGTTTTTACAGCACCTGATCTGTATATAAGTTTATAAGTTTCATTATCTGAACAGTTAGGATCTGTTGATTTAACAGTAAATCTGACCGATTCATAGGTGATTCCATCATTAAATGTAACATTCCCAAAGGATGTATAATTTACACCAGATATTGTACAGCTGTTATTCACAGCATATTCAATAGAGCATGCCTCAATATCTCCATTATCACCTATAAGATTTCCATTAAGATCTTCACACTGTCCGGGATTTAGCCATGAATTAACATTATCAAGTGTGAAGGCAAGTGATATTGACGATCTTGCAGCCTCAACAAGACCTCTGTAAAAACAGGCATCTCTCTCTATATCCGTCAGGTTTACTGCAGTACAGTTATCTGCAACAGATCTGTATGTCTGGGCTGCTTTCTCTAGCAGGGTTATATTTGAAGGTTTAGCCCTCGTTGATAAAACATCAAGGAACTGATCAAACTGGTAGTTCTGTAGATTGTTGAAGTTTGTATCAATCTGGGATTGAAGAATATCATTTACTATATCTGGAATGGTAAAACCGGCACTACCAACATATGCTGCAGCAAGATTTAATCTCCCTTCTTCCTCTGTCATCCCACCATTACAGGTTATATCAGAGCTAAGTTTCTGGATAACATAATCATAATTTCCAGCATCAAGGGCTGTGGCTATATCGTATCTGCAGGCCTCACCGGTTCCATCATCACTTAATCCAATCCCATCATATCCCCCACAGGAGGCTATAAACATCCCTGTAAGAAAAATAGTTATCTTTTTTTTCATTCTCATGATAACCTCCTTATAAAGTACAGATTTTGGAAAGCTCCAGTTTTTCTAAATGTATATCAGACCCAACAACAAGATCTTTAAGTTTTTCAAAGGAAGGTGATTCATCTGTTATGAATATCTTTCTTTCACCGGTTCCATTAAGATCAAGATTTTTCTTTTTCAGGTAAAGAGCTGTTGCCTTTGATGAATCAATAATATTCAGGTGTGGATATATCTTTTTTATAACATCTTTAAGAAGAGGGTAATGGGTACATCCAAGTATAAGTGTATCTATACCTTTACTTACTATATCATCAAGATACTCTTTTACTGTAAGTTCCGTTATCTTGTGATCAATAAGTCCCTCTTCAACAAGAGGAACAAATAGCGGACAGGGTTTCTGGTAAACGGTAAAATCTCCTTTTTTCTCAATCTCAGTTCTGTAGGAGCCACTTTTTATGGTCGCCTGAGTTCCTATAACACCAATTCTGCCGTTTTTTGTTGTTTTCACAGCAAGTTCAACCCCGGGTTTTATAACACCTATAACAGGTATATCAAAGCTCTCTCTAAGAGCCTCAATCGCATAAGAAGAGGCTGTATTACATGCAACAATCAAAGCATCTATTCCAAAGCTGTAAAGGTAATTTGCACATTCAAGGCTGTATCTGATTATTGTTTCTTTAGATTTGTTTCCATATGGAACCCTTGCTGTATCACCAAGATAATAGATATCAGCAAAAGGAAACTCTCTATCTATCTCTCTGAAAACTGTTAAACCACCAACACCTGAATCAAATATGCCTATTGACATATCAGCTACCTGTTTTTATATCTACTTTTGGTGCATCTGACCAGAGCCATTCAAGGTTATAATACTCCCTGACCTCTGGTATAAATATATTTACCATCACATCTCCATAATCTATCGCTATCCATCTTCCTTCGTTATATCCTTCAACGTGGGCAGGTATCTCACCCTCTTTTTTCAGGTTCTGTGTTATCTCATCACAGATGGCTTTTGTATGAGTTGGAACATCTCCCGTTATAATTATCATATAGTCAGCTATCGGGGATACTTTTCCGATATTAAGAACCACAATATCTTTCCCTTTTTTCTCTTCGGCAGATTGAACAATTTTTTTTACAATATCTTCTGTTTTAATGGTTCTCTACCTCCGTAAATTTTTTTAAGAGATTTAATGCCTTTTTCTCATATTCGGAATTTTTATAGTTTTTTACAATAAACTGAAGTATTTTCTTACCTCTCTCCTTACTACTCTTAATTCTTTCATGGAGAAGATTTAGATGTTTCTCCAAAACTTTTTTTCTGTTAATAAGAACATTTTTCTTTTCCAGGTCTTTCTCTTTCTTTATCTTCTCCTGTATATCAGAGATCATCTCTTTGTACTCATCCATTTCATCTTTATACTGATTTTCCGTCTTCATCAGATTATATGCAAGTTTAAACTCTACAAAAGGTTTGTCTATGAAATCCTCATACTGATCATAAGCCAGCTGATAATACCTTGAAGCTGAGTAGTACTTACCGAGCTTTTCGTAAAGCTGGGCTATCTCAAGTATATGATCAGCTTTCATCTTATTTACTGTATGTATGATCTTTTTTGCTTTTGCAGCATACTTACTGTCCGGATAGTTTTCAATCAGTTCTTCAGCTTTCTCAAGAGCTTTTTCAGGATAGCTCATATCTCTATCCACACCGGGAGATATCTTGAGATAGGAATCGGCAAGTTTGTACAGTGCTTCATCCATAAATGGAGCTGTTGGGAAAAGTGTTATCAGTTCTTCAAACTCAACAATAGCATCAACATACTGCTCTTCCCTGTAATAGCTGTCGGCAAGATAAAATCTTGCTTTCATAAGCTCATCCGCTGTTAAACCTTTGACTTTGTATATACTTTTCTTTAAAAGATCCTTAGCCTCTTCATAATCTCCTTTTTTGTAAAGCTGTATTCCTTTATGAAGAACGTCCTTTTCAACAAACTCCTTCTGTGCACATGAAAAGACAAAAACTGTAAGCAGCAGTAATATTAAATTTCTCATTCCACTCTCTCAATATAGTATTTATCCATAGGTAGATTTATATCATACTCTATATCTATCTGCTCTTCCATATTGATGGCCTTGATAAATCTGTTTATGCTTTCTGACAGTCTCGGGTTTATTCTGATCTTTATCTTTACAAAAGGTTTGAGTTCTTCCAGTTTATTTTCTATCTCAAAAATAACAAGACTGACATTTTTTATGTACCCCTTGCCTTTACAGTACTCACACATATCACTGAGCTGATTTATAAGGCTTTCTTCCATCTTTTTCCTTGTCAGCTCAAGTAATCCAAGTGATGTAAACTCTTTTATCTTTATAGGTCTTTTATCTTTTTTGACCTCAGATCTGAAGAAGTCTATAAGTGCCTTTTTCCTCTCTTCACTTTTCATATCTATAAAGTCGATAACAATAATTCCTCCAAGATCCCTCAGTCTGAGCTGCCTCGCAATCTCTCTTGCTGCCTCAACATTCGTATGATAGGCTGTCTCCTCAAGGGACTTATGCTTACAGTGGCTTCCGCTGTTAACATCAATGGCTACAAGAGCCTCAGTTTCCTCAATAACAATGTAACCTCCATTCCTCAGCCATACGTAAGGACTTAGTATCTTGTTTATAAGTTTATCAACCTGATAGTACGTGTATGGGGATACCTTTCTGTTCTTATAGATCTCAAGCTTTATATTTTTATCTGGAAAATGTTTAGATATGTAATCCTTTATCTCTTTCAGAATATGAAGGTTATCTGTGGTTATTTTTGAAAAATCTCCTGCATAATCCCTCAATATTGAGAATATTTTGTGATTTTCTTCAAATAGAAGTGATGGTGTTCTTTTTGATTTTGATCTCTCAATTATGTTTTCCCAGAGATGTTTCAGGTTTAAAAAATCTTCAATTATAGCTTCTTCTGAGGCTGTTGCTGCCACAGTTCTTATTATAAAACCGTAATCTTCCTCATTGAAAGGTTTTAAGATATCCTTTATCTTCTCCCTCAGTCTGTCCCTCAACTCTGGGTCTTCTATTTTTGAGGATATGGATACTGTGTTTACAGTCGGCATAAGAACAAGATACTTACCTGGCAGTGTTATTTTACAGGTAAGTTTTGCTCCTTTTGTATTTATAGGTGCCCTTTTTACCTGAACAACAACAGGTGAACCGACCTTAAGATTTTTACATTCCTCAATATCTTTTATAGGAAGGAATGCTTCCCTGTCCTCTCCTATGTCAACAAAAGCTGCGTTCATTGCAGGTATTAATCTTTTAATCTTACCCTTGTATATATTTCCTGATTGTTTGATTATATCCTTATACTCTACCCTTACTTCTACAGGTTCATTATCCTCATATATAACGTATAGATAAAGATGCCTTGATGAAATTACAAGCAGTTCTCTACTCAAAATAAAAGACCTTCAGGTATTAAATACATTTCTATAATAAAGTATAGGGATTGATTATATCAATATGAAGGGGCAAAAAGCCCCTTTTTAATGAACTTTTCCTGATATGAAGGAAGGATCCCTTGGAGGTAAATCCTGAACCCAGGTCATTAAAGGTTCTTTACATTTTGGAAGTCTTACCTGTCTGCATGTATCTATACAGTTTCCACATATAATACATGCCTGAAGTCCTTTATAAAAATCATTTATATAAGCCATTCTTCTTGGATCAAGGGCCATAGGACAGTTCTTTATACATTCCTTGCAGCTTCCGCAGTCAGAAAGGTTAAATTTTGGATCCATTGTAGGTTTTATTTTATGGTGGTATGGTGTTATCTTCTGGTAGATACCTGTTGGGCAGAATGTTCTACACCATCTCTTTCCTATGAAAAGCTCAAAATACACTATCCCAAAGGTTGCCAAAAATGTGAACCACATACCTGCAAATGTTGGATTTGTTGTATAGAAGAAAACTCTCAGATCGGTAACCCAGTTGAAAAACAGGATAGTAAAAAGAACGGATATTACTGCGGTTACAAGGTAATAAGCTATTTTCCCCCCTGTTTCAGATCTTGGATTGTAAAGTTTTCTTCTTAGTTTCTCCTGAAGTTCAGCAACAAAACCCCCAGGACATACCCATCCACAGAAAACCCTTCCATTTACAAGGTTCATCACTATAACAAGTATTGAAAAAAACCCAAGTGCAAGGATAACAGGAGCAAGTCCATCCTCAACAGATACCCTCTCCCCTAAAATCCATGCCTCATTGTGGGCAAGATCAATCTTTGCTATCTTGAAAACAGGAATAACTATAAGTGCGAGGATTACGACGATATAGGCTATATTTCGCCAGATAGTGAATTTATGGGTTTCCCAGTAGGAAGGCTGTGGACAGGATTGGGTAACCTCCGCCTGTGCTGTTGACATTTTTATACCTCCTGATAAAAAAAGATTTAAAATATTATAATATATTATATAATATCTTGTTAGTAACTACTAACTTATAAATTTACAGAGAGGTAATGCAAAATGAAAGATCTCCTGAGGGTGACCTTATTCTTTTTAGCAGTTCTTATTTTAGCCTCATGTGAAGGAAAAGGAAAGCTTGTGATCAAAGAGCCCCCAAACGCTGATGTTTACATTAACGGTGAGCATGTTGGAAAAACACCTATTGAGCTTGAACTGAAGGAGGCAAAATACAACATCACTGTAGCAACCTCACCTTTTGATCTTGAAACAAAAAAAGGCGTTCAGATCTATTTTGACCATGTTACAGAACTGAAATTCAATCCAACTCCAAA is a window of Persephonella marina EX-H1 DNA encoding:
- the rsfS gene encoding ribosome silencing factor — protein: MKTEDIVKKIVQSAEEKKGKDIVVLNIGKVSPIADYMIIITGDVPTHTKAICDEITQNLKKEGEIPAHVEGYNEGRWIAIDYGDVMVNIFIPEVREYYNLEWLWSDAPKVDIKTGS
- a CDS encoding 4Fe-4S binding protein; this translates as MSTAQAEVTQSCPQPSYWETHKFTIWRNIAYIVVILALIVIPVFKIAKIDLAHNEAWILGERVSVEDGLAPVILALGFFSILVIVMNLVNGRVFCGWVCPGGFVAELQEKLRRKLYNPRSETGGKIAYYLVTAVISVLFTILFFNWVTDLRVFFYTTNPTFAGMWFTFLATFGIVYFELFIGKRWCRTFCPTGIYQKITPYHHKIKPTMDPKFNLSDCGSCKECIKNCPMALDPRRMAYINDFYKGLQACIICGNCIDTCRQVRLPKCKEPLMTWVQDLPPRDPSFISGKVH
- the murI gene encoding glutamate racemase, whose product is MSIGIFDSGVGGLTVFREIDREFPFADIYYLGDTARVPYGNKSKETIIRYSLECANYLYSFGIDALIVACNTASSYAIEALRESFDIPVIGVIKPGVELAVKTTKNGRIGVIGTQATIKSGSYRTEIEKKGDFTVYQKPCPLFVPLVEEGLIDHKITELTVKEYLDDIVSKGIDTLILGCTHYPLLKDVIKKIYPHLNIIDSSKATALYLKKKNLDLNGTGERKIFITDESPSFEKLKDLVVGSDIHLEKLELSKICTL
- the traF gene encoding conjugal transfer protein TraF translates to MKKIVLSLGLISFPALAVTYEYPYLYKDPRAMGMGGAYIAVGGTASSVFYNPAGLSFIKKEAGFEVNLVKASVGVSKNTLDFINDLSDALDAKDGDYLPPDGDDSDDQLYAVNEVLKAYQGKNLHLDITDYSSISKKGDRIGFAVGFLASLKSDNRTHQGFGSDGVLETDSNVTYGGVAGLSYDLNLGNNKLSAGFSAKYLHRESLKHTFTSRELVEHEDNLDDYITDELKKSGTAVGFDAGVIYSFSQDSFLRPSVGFSVLNIGDLDFGDAGKIPMTANIGIALRPKIGIFKEWILAADYVDILNNYEEDSDIGKRIRLGAEVKLWDTSLSTFAIRVGSYQGYATAGVDLRLALLTLNFTTYAEEVGAYSGQDEDRRYLLGLYIGW
- a CDS encoding Rne/Rng family ribonuclease; this translates as MSRELLVISSRHLYLYVIYEDNEPVEVRVEYKDIIKQSGNIYKGKIKRLIPAMNAAFVDIGEDREAFLPIKDIEECKNLKVGSPVVVQVKRAPINTKGAKLTCKITLPGKYLVLMPTVNTVSISSKIEDPELRDRLREKIKDILKPFNEEDYGFIIRTVAATASEEAIIEDFLNLKHLWENIIERSKSKRTPSLLFEENHKIFSILRDYAGDFSKITTDNLHILKEIKDYISKHFPDKNIKLEIYKNRKVSPYTYYQVDKLINKILSPYVWLRNGGYIVIEETEALVAIDVNSGSHCKHKSLEETAYHTNVEAAREIARQLRLRDLGGIIVIDFIDMKSEERKKALIDFFRSEVKKDKRPIKIKEFTSLGLLELTRKKMEESLINQLSDMCEYCKGKGYIKNVSLVIFEIENKLEELKPFVKIKIRINPRLSESINRFIKAINMEEQIDIEYDINLPMDKYYIERVE
- a CDS encoding outer membrane protein assembly factor BamD, yielding MRNLILLLLTVFVFSCAQKEFVEKDVLHKGIQLYKKGDYEEAKDLLKKSIYKVKGLTADELMKARFYLADSYYREEQYVDAIVEFEELITLFPTAPFMDEALYKLADSYLKISPGVDRDMSYPEKALEKAEELIENYPDSKYAAKAKKIIHTVNKMKADHILEIAQLYEKLGKYYSASRYYQLAYDQYEDFIDKPFVEFKLAYNLMKTENQYKDEMDEYKEMISDIQEKIKKEKDLEKKNVLINRKKVLEKHLNLLHERIKSSKERGKKILQFIVKNYKNSEYEKKALNLLKKFTEVENH